The Desulfosporosinus acidiphilus SJ4 genome has a window encoding:
- a CDS encoding response regulator transcription factor, which yields MKRIFLVEDDKTIAKNLMQLLSSEGFSVTHAPTRGDAHAALAVNKFDLVLIDISLPDGNGFTVCTEIKETQDVPVIFLTASGDEASVVTGLNMGADDYITKPFRPRELIARIRTALRKSGRSPSVFELCGLYVDMASGVVKKDGSEVFLSALEYRLLLVFINNPKSIITRSRLLDELWDAAGEFVNDNTLTVYIKRLREKIENNPASPQIILTVRGTGYRLGDGYASE from the coding sequence CTGAAACGGATATTTTTGGTTGAGGACGATAAGACAATCGCTAAAAACCTTATGCAATTGCTCAGCTCGGAGGGATTTTCAGTCACTCACGCCCCTACGCGGGGTGATGCTCATGCGGCGCTTGCCGTGAATAAATTTGACTTAGTGTTGATTGATATTTCTTTACCTGACGGAAATGGCTTTACGGTTTGCACGGAAATCAAGGAAACGCAAGATGTTCCCGTCATCTTTCTGACTGCTTCCGGCGATGAGGCGAGTGTTGTTACGGGGCTGAACATGGGCGCGGACGATTATATCACCAAGCCTTTTCGTCCGCGTGAATTGATTGCACGAATTAGAACAGCCCTGCGAAAAAGCGGACGCTCTCCATCGGTCTTTGAACTCTGCGGTCTTTATGTCGATATGGCAAGCGGCGTCGTGAAAAAGGATGGCAGCGAGGTTTTTCTTTCAGCCTTAGAATACCGCTTGCTGCTGGTGTTTATTAACAACCCAAAAAGTATTATCACAAGGAGCAGACTACTTGACGAATTGTGGGACGCTGCGGGCGAGTTTGTCAATGACAATACATTGACCGTGTACATCAAACGGTTGCGGGAGAAGATAGAGAACAACCCAGCAAGCCCGCAAATCATTC